DNA sequence from the Camelus dromedarius isolate mCamDro1 chromosome 24, mCamDro1.pat, whole genome shotgun sequence genome:
CACGGCCTCCTCCACGCTGCGGGTCAGTTCCGTGTGCTGCAGCTCGTGCAGGCAGTGCAGGACGTTGACCGCCCGGGCGCAGACCGCCCCGTCGGAGCGCAGGCAGCCCTGCAGGAGCTCAGCCACCTGGGCCCGGTAGCCCTGGTGCTCGCCTTGGGTCAACAGGGAGCCAGCCAGCAGGGCGTTGACCCTCGGAGACAAGAGGCCTGAGAGGAAGCGCAGGAACACATCGAGCCGCCCGTCCTCGACCTGCATGGCCCGCTGGGCAGCGCTCCTGAAGTGCGTGAGGAAGCCAAGCCGCGGCCAGGACATGCCCCCCTCAGTGAAGAGGTCAAAGATGGCCCTCCTGGACGCGCTGTAGTAGTACGCGGCCGCCACGAACTCCTGCAGGGACAGGTGCGTGAAGTAGTAGGTCACTGAGGAGGCCAGGGTCTCCTCCCGCTGCAGGAGGCAGCCACACAGGGCGGTCTGCAGCAGGGCGAGGTCCACGCCGAAAACCTTCAGGTCTGGCTCGTAGAACACGTACTTCTTCCTGACCAGCCCGTGGAAGGCCAGTCGGCCTAGCGTGCCAACCACTTTGCGGCCGCCCTGGGCCAGCTGCTCGATGCGGGGGCTCGCCTTGCCCTTCTCCTGCGCCTCCCCGCCGAGGGCCATCCTGAAGTACCAAGAGTAGAGCTCACACAGGGTCCTCGGAGGCCACAGCTCCGCATCTGGCAGCCCCAACCTGCTGCGGTGCAGGTGGCCCAGCGCCAACCCCGCCAGACGGCAGAAGGCTGGGACAGTGCACATCAGGTACAGGGCCCTGTCCGCCTGCACCTGGCTCAGCACCCAGCCCGAGAGGACTGGGTCCTCGGGGAACATCTGCTCCAGGCACATCTTGATCTCCTCCTTGTTAAAGCCCCGGATCTCAGTCATCCGGTCCACCAGGCCGCCCGGGATCTGGCCGGCTGCACTGGGGCGGGAGGTGACCCAGACGGATACTTCCGGGAAGAGGTTGCCCCGGATGATGTTGGTGATCAGGTGGTCCACCTGGATTTCCTTCCTGGGGTCTGTGCAGGCCACAGTATTGGAGAAGTCCAGGGGCGTCTTACACTCATCCAGACCATCCAGGACCAGGAGGACTTTGGTTAGGGCTGCTGATGCCAGGCCAGTCTCCCCAGCGTGCGGGAAGACGGAGCGGACGAGTCTGTCCGCAGACAGCTTCTCATGGGTGTTGAGATCTCGGAAGGTCAGAGGCAGCACCAGCGAGAAGTCCTTGCCCACCTGTCCCCGGGCCCAGAGGTGGATGAAGTTCCTCACCAGGGTGGTCTTGCCCACACCAGCCACCCCGATGGTGATGGAGATGCGGGGCGGGATGGACACCCGTGACAGAGGCAGGAAGAGCCTGTCCAGGGTAATGGTCCTGCTGGAGCACCAGCCCCCACGTGTGGCCTCCACCTGCGTGAAGTCGTGTTCCCTCAGCTGCAGGTCTGTCAGGCCCTCCACCAGCAGTAGGCTGGTCAGCCTGGGTGAGGGGCTGCCCAGCTCTGGGCCACCTCCTGTCCTGTTCAGCAGGGCCTCTCGGTGCCTCTGTATCCTTAAGTCTGCAGAACAGAGgccagaggggagggctgggggagagtgggggaggggaagggaggaaggggtgggggagggaaaggggaaggggaaagggagaggggaaaagggcCCAGGGACCCCACTCCAGGCTATTTACCATTGCCGTGGGGCTTCAGTGGGGACTCTGGTGTCCTGTTGGGGGGCTGTGGGGCCTGGGAGCCCTGACCACCCTTGCCGGCCAGCAGGTCCACCAGTGCTTTGACCTGCTCAGCTGGGGAGCCGGCCCCATGGCCCTGGCCAACCTCCCCGCCTGTCCGCACTTCCTGCTTCCTCATGGAGTCTGGGGTTGCCGCCGGGAGCTGTGAAGAGAGGGCCTGAACCTGCTGCCTGCTGTCTCTCTACCCAGCTGAGTGAGCCTCAAGGGATGGGCAGGGATGGGGCCccaccctttctccttccccagacTGCGGGTGGCCCCTGGTTTGGCCTCTGGGATGAGGTTGAAAGGGCTGTTTGTTCCTGCATGGTGACAGTAGTCTCCGCTGCCAGGAGCACTGCTCAGGTACGGGAGGCCAGCTGATAAGAACAGGGGCCCCAGGCTCAAATctgagctctgccacttactggctgtgtgacactGGACAGGCCACCTGAGCTCTCTGTGCCGTGGTGTCCTCATTTGTAACCTGGAAATGAACAGATCTGCTCATGAGAAGGGAAGGGTGAAAGAAGCCTGTCTGGAAAGGCTGAATGCGGTGTGATTCCAACCccatggcattctggaaaaggcaaaattatggagacagtaaGAGGATCAGTGGTTGCTTGGGGTCTTGGGCGAGGAGGGAGTGATGAactggcagagcacagaggatttctaGGGCACTGAAACCACTCTGTGTGATACTGCAGTGCTGGATTCATGTCATTGTACATtggtccaaacccacagaatgtgcaGCACCAAGGGTGACCCTAATGTCAACTCTGACCCTGGGTGATAGTGATGTGTCAGTGTGGGTTTatgattgtaacaaatgtgccCCCTTAGTGGGGGGCAGATGCAGGTAGGCTGGCTGAGGGGATAGGGAAATCTCTGGACTTCCCATTCAGTTTTCCTATAAACCTAAAAATGCTCAAAAACTAAAGTCTGTTAacttaagaaggaaaaagagaaggaagggtacagctcaagtggtagagtgcatgcttagcatgcacgaggtcctgggttcaatccccagtgccttcactgaaaaaataaataaatagatagataaataaacaaacaaacaagcaaacaaacaaacaaacaaatctaatacCTTCCcctagaaaaaagaaaggaggaggagccagAAGAGAGGGGAAAGCTGGTTCTCAGAACAGCGACACAGCCCCTCTTCTTACTGTGTTTCTAGGACGCTGATGCGAAGTGCCAAGATGCAAAGCCGTGCCCAGTCCCACCTGCTCCTTGTCCTCTCCAGGGACTGGAGTGGACTCTGTTGCTAAGGCTGTCCTCCCTATGTGTCCCTCCCTTAGCTAAGGTGGACACTGGAGGACCCTgagcccgcccccagccccctcctcacctgCAGCGAACAGGACGTCTAGCCCACGGCAGCCCCTCCAGCGGGGCCCCAGGAACTCAGAGGGCAGAGATTAGCCATCCCTCGTCCACGGGTCTAGGAGAGAAAACAGGATTTGGGGCTGCGCAGAGGTCACGCCTGGTGCTTCAGATGACAGCGGCTCACTGAAATGGGTTGGCCCACACCCTCCAGCCCTGCAGCTCTCTGGGTCCCAATATGAGTCACTTAAGTGGGGTCCAGCCCCAAGGATCCAGCACACTCCCCGAACTTGGCTTTGAATTGGGCTTCCGGGGGATTTTAACTGAGGATGAAGCTTTCTACCTGGAGAATACTGAAAGATTCTTGGAAACAAGTAAAGTAGCATTTTCTTGGAAACAAATAAAGTAGCATTTTCCAACCATTCAGTTCATGGTGATATTGAAGTTAGTGCAACGAATTTGAGGTCAACAGTGTCCAACCCAGCTGAACTAACCTGGGAACTAATCAGAAATAGGCCAGGGCAAGGCCACAATCCATACAGTTCCTCAGAACCCTTCTGGCTGTTCTCACTCTTGCATTTTTCTAAGTGTCaaaaccaagaggaaaaaaacagatggGATTTTGACTGAAGTCACGTCATTGTGCACAGATTAATGGCGGTATTATTGAGGTTTTCCTGTAGATTCTTTGCTAAAACTGTTTTTAACTCATCTAGATCTTGCCCATTTCTTGTGTCTAGGTATTTTTAAATAGCCTTTCTTGTTCTCATGAATTTTGTTGGTGTCAAAGAAGacaatttttgtgtattttatcttGTTAAGTATTCGTATTAATTCTCATCATTTTTTAGTTAACTCTTTTCAGGCTTTTGAGTTACTGCAATACAAATAATTTCATCTCTTCTCTAAAAGTGTAACTCTTGTTtgctgagggggaggtaattaggtttcttcctTGAATTCCgcttggaggaggcactggggattgaacctggggcCTCGTGGGTGCTGAgcatgagctatacccttccccctaaaAGTATAACTCGTACTTTGAGCAACTTCTCTGCATGGCCCAGCAATGTGGAAGGACCGCAGTTCTAGCAGACATCCTTGTCTCACTCCTGACTCTCCCAGGAGCGGTTCTAGCCCAAACTGTTAGACCTGATGTTAGTGACAGGTTTCTAATTGGTTCTCTTCTCCTCTTGGGAAAGATTCCTTCAATTCCTCATTTCTCCTTGCCGCTCAGGTAACATTATGTGATGCTTACGGAAGGCTCACTGTGCTCTGGACGTCTTTTACATCTTGTAACAACCAGGTGGTAACAGTAAAAATATCCCCCTTAcccaaagaatattttttaatatttgcttgtatttctcATTGTGCTTTTATGGGTTTTTTACTTAAACTGGTTAAGCCAAACTGAAGTTAAATTTTGTGTTTAATATGAAGTATTACCATTACCAtcatttctcccattttatagaagaagacactgaggctcagagtggttaaaTGACTTTCCCAAGACTACACGACTGGGAAGCAGTTGAGTTGGGACAGAAACCAAGGCTTCACTGAAACACTCCTGCCTCTTAAGGTATGTTtacacattgaaaaaaaattttgggcATGACTGTTAAATTAGCCAATGGCTTTTTAGCAATATGGTATAATCACATGATTTACTTGCAATCGTTCGTCCAGCTGGCAGGTATTTATTGAGGGCCTTTTGTGTTCTGCAGGCGCTGGGGGCGTAAAGGTGAACAGTTAGACGAAGTCCTTAACCTGTGAgtgtggtgggggtaggggacaATGACAGTAGCGAAGAAAACAAGTGAATCAGTAAGGCCATTCTGATGGCGATTAGTGCCGTGAGTGACATAAACAGGGAGTGATGGAGAGGGTCTGGGTTCTGGGGGAGGCGATGGTTTTAGTCTGGTGGCCAAGGAAGGCCTCTGAGAAGGCAGAGATGTGAACGGTGAGAAAGAGGCAGTCATGCAAAGAGCTccaggaacagcaagtgcaaataTACCTTGCGTGTtagaggagcagagaaaggtcAGAGCTGCTGGGGCACAGTGATCAGCGAGCGGCTCACACAAGGGCTTAGGAGACGGGGGCAGAGGGCGCTTGAGACCTGTCACGGTCCAGAGGAGCTGGGGTGGGTCTGAGTGCggtgggaagccactggagggagTGACATGACTGATGTCTAGCAGATCTCTCCTTTGACCTGTGAGCTACACTAACAGATTTTCTAACATCGAACCAAGCTTACATTCTTGAATATTGTCTTCCATTAATATCAAGTATATATAATAGAGAATATAGAGTCCAggaacaaacatatatttgtattatttacgTATGAAGGAGTTTGGTAATAtgacaaaaataatatttcaggTCAGTGGAAATGGTGTTGGGGCAATTGGCTAGCCTATggaaaaaagtttgttttgaacTATACTTCACATTAAACACGAAATTTAACTTCAGTTCAGATTAACCAGTTTAAATACAAAACCATAAAATCTTAATGAGAAATATGagagaatactttaaaatattctttgggtaaggggcatttttttttacacaagGCATAAAATCCAGGAGTCATAAAAGGGAAGATTGACAGATTTGTCTTAAtttaataattctaaataaaataatagatgccataagtaaaactgaaagaaaacttcAAGCCTAGAGTCAACATTGCAACATATATGAAAGACT
Encoded proteins:
- the NLRC3 gene encoding NLR family CARD domain-containing protein 3 isoform X2, which gives rise to MRKQEVRTGGEVGQGHGAGSPAEQVKALVDLLAGKGGQGSQAPQPPNRTPESPLKPHGNDLRIQRHREALLNRTGGGPELGSPSPRLTSLLLVEGLTDLQLREHDFTQVEATRGGWCSSRTITLDRLFLPLSRVSIPPRISITIGVAGVGKTTLVRNFIHLWARGQVGKDFSLVLPLTFRDLNTHEKLSADRLVRSVFPHAGETGLASAALTKVLLVLDGLDECKTPLDFSNTVACTDPRKEIQVDHLITNIIRGNLFPEVSVWVTSRPSAAGQIPGGLVDRMTEIRGFNKEEIKMCLEQMFPEDPVLSGWVLSQVQADRALYLMCTVPAFCRLAGLALGHLHRSRLGLPDAELWPPRTLCELYSWYFRMALGGEAQEKGKASPRIEQLAQGGRKVVGTLGRLAFHGLVRKKYVFYEPDLKVFGVDLALLQTALCGCLLQREETLASSVTYYFTHLSLQEFVAAAYYYSASRRAIFDLFTEGGMSWPRLGFLTHFRSAAQRAMQVEDGRLDVFLRFLSGLLSPRVNALLAGSLLTQGEHQGYRAQVAELLQGCLRSDGAVCARAVNVLHCLHELQHTELTRSVEEAVESGALARLTSPPHRAALAYLLQMSDVRAQEASLPLCLSQGVLQSLLPQLLHCRSLRLDTNQFKDPVMELLGSVLSGKDCRIQRISLGENQISNKGAKALARSLLVNRSLTTLDLRSNSIGPQGAKALADALKINRTLSSLSLQSNMIRDDGARFMAEALAANRTLSVLHLQKNTIGPVGTRRMADALKQNRSLKELMFSSNSIGDGGAKALAEALKVNQGLESLDLQSNSISDSGVAALMGALCANQTLLSLNLTANLLHDQGAQAIAVAVRENRALTALHLQWNFIQASAAKALGQALQLNTSLTSLDLQENAIGDEGASAVASALKANTALTALYLQVASIGALGAQALGEALAVNRTLEILDLRGNAIGVAGAKALANALKVNSSLRRLNLQENSLGMDGAICVATALSGNHGLQHINLQGNHIGESGARMITEAIKTNAPSCTVEM
- the NLRC3 gene encoding NLR family CARD domain-containing protein 3 isoform X1 is translated as MRKQEVRTGGEVGQGHGAGSPAEQVKALVDLLAGKGGQGSQAPQPPNRTPESPLKPHGNDLRIQRHREALLNRTGGGPELGSPSPRLTSLLLVEGLTDLQLREHDFTQVEATRGGWCSSRTITLDRLFLPLSRVSIPPRISITIGVAGVGKTTLVRNFIHLWARGQVGKDFSLVLPLTFRDLNTHEKLSADRLVRSVFPHAGETGLASAALTKVLLVLDGLDECKTPLDFSNTVACTDPRKEIQVDHLITNIIRGNLFPEVSVWVTSRPSAAGQIPGGLVDRMTEIRGFNKEEIKMCLEQMFPEDPVLSGWVLSQVQADRALYLMCTVPAFCRLAGLALGHLHRSRLGLPDAELWPPRTLCELYSWYFRMALGGEAQEKGKASPRIEQLAQGGRKVVGTLGRLAFHGLVRKKYVFYEPDLKVFGVDLALLQTALCGCLLQREETLASSVTYYFTHLSLQEFVAAAYYYSASRRAIFDLFTEGGMSWPRLGFLTHFRSAAQRAMQVEDGRLDVFLRFLSGLLSPRVNALLAGSLLTQGEHQGYRAQVAELLQGCLRSDGAVCARAVNVLHCLHELQHTELTRSVEEAVESGALARLTSPPHRAALAYLLQMSDVRAQEASLPLCLSQGVLQSLLPQLLHCRSLRLDTNQFKDPVMELLGSVLSGKDCRIQRISLGENQISNKGAKALARSLLVNRSLTTLDLRSNSIGPQGAKALADALKINRTLSSLSLQSNMIRDDGARFMAEALAANRTLSVLHLQKNTIGPVGTRRMADALKQNRSLKELMFSSNSIGDGGAKALAEALKVNQGLESLDLQSNSISDSGVAALMGALCANQTLLSLNLRENSISSEGAQDLARALCANSTLKSLDLTANLLHDQGAQAIAVAVRENRALTALHLQWNFIQASAAKALGQALQLNTSLTSLDLQENAIGDEGASAVASALKANTALTALYLQVASIGALGAQALGEALAVNRTLEILDLRGNAIGVAGAKALANALKVNSSLRRLNLQENSLGMDGAICVATALSGNHGLQHINLQGNHIGESGARMITEAIKTNAPSCTVEM